A DNA window from Patagioenas fasciata isolate bPatFas1 chromosome 1, bPatFas1.hap1, whole genome shotgun sequence contains the following coding sequences:
- the SUGT1 gene encoding protein SGT1 homolog → MAAAGPAPPRFSDGDVDRDPEAAAQELTTALEKNPDDAECYCQRAYAHILLQKYADAVADAKKSLELNPNNAVALLRKGLGEYHMKNYTSALESFREGQRLDNVDDTFTIWIKRCEETLKASETEVNSQQQPLPPKIKYDWYQTESQVIVTIMIKNAQKDDVSVQFSEKEMNASVRLPSGEDYNLKLVLLHSIVPEQSTFKVLSTKVEIKMKKPEAVRWEKLEGQGDSPKLKQFTPDTQHLYPSSSHYTRNWDKLVVEIKEEEKNEKLEGDAALNKLFQQIYSDGTDEVKRAMNKSFMESGGTVLSTNWSDVGKRKVEVNPPDDMEWKKF, encoded by the exons atgGCGGCGGCGGGACCGGCTCCTCCGCG GTTCTCGGACGGGGACGTTGACCGGGACCCGGAGGCGGCGGCGCAG GAACTGACAACAGCTTTGGAAAAGAATCCAGATGATGCTGAATGTTACTGTCAACGAGCTTATGCTCATATTCTTCTACAGAAATATGCTG ATGCAGTTGCAGATGCAAAGAAGTCCCTAGAACTCAACCCAAATAATGCTGTAGCACTCCTTAGAAAAGG GTTAGGTGAATATCATATGAAAAACTATACATCTGCTTTAGAGTCTTTCAGAGAGGGACAGCGGTTGGACA ATGTAGATGATACCTTTACTATTTGGATTAAAAGATGTGAAGAAACACTAAAAG caTCAGAGACAGAAGTG AATTCACAACAGCAACCTCTGCCACCAAAGATCAA atatGACTGGTACCAAACAGAATCTCAAGTAATTGTAACTATAATGATCAAGAATGCACAGAAGGATGATGTCAGCGTGCAGTTCTCGGAGAAAGAG ATGAATGCATCAGTGAGACTTCCATCAGGTGAAGACTACAACTTAAAGCTTGTTCTTCTTCATTCTATAGTGCCAGAGCAAAGTACATTTAAAGTGCTTTCAACAAAG gTTGAGATAAAAATGAAGAAGCCAGAGGCTGTAAGATGGGAGAAGCTGGAGGGGCAGGGAGATTCTCCTAAGTTAAAGCAATTTACACCAG ataCCCAGCACTTATATCCATCATCCTCTCACTACACGAGGAACTGGGACAAACTGGTAGTTGAAAtcaaagaagaggagaagaatgAGAAATTAGAAGGAGATGCAGCTTTAAATAAACTCTTCCAGCAAATTTATTCAGATGGTACAGATGAAGTGAAACGTGCCATGAACAAATCCTTT ATGGAGTCTGGAGGCACAGTTCTGAGCACCAACTGGTCTGATGTTGGTAAAAGGAAGGTAGAAGTAAATCCTcctgatgacatggaatggaaaaaATTCTAA